In the genome of Malania oleifera isolate guangnan ecotype guangnan chromosome 5, ASM2987363v1, whole genome shotgun sequence, the window AAATCTCATTTTGCGCTAACTAAAAGCTATTCATTAGGACGTTCACACGTTCCCTGATCAAGAAATAATTTTATAGAGACAGTATTGACTACCTTTAGGATTTCCATCCCCTAAGATAACCACTTTATCTCTCGGGGGAGCTGTGGCTCCAGGCTGTGACAATGAGGGGAGAAAATAGCCAGCGAAGAAGTTCGATGACACATAGGTGTATGGAATCCCTTCAGCCTCAACAGCTCGTCGAATATTGGCCTTGGTCCCAAATGCTGTTTTTGCTGGCTCAACAGCGTGTACACGATCCACATCATTCCCAAACTCAGAAGGGAAGAATCTCTGCATATAACGAAGCATTATGAGAAGAAAAGCCATGGTAAAACCACACAGCAATTCCACCAATTTAGTTAGGGAATGCAACCAGTAAATATTGAAAGATATGCAGATCTTGGTAGACAAGTAGCCATCAAGTGTACTGTTCTTGCAGAATAGTTTGATGCAAGTTTCTCTCTCTATCACTCTTTGATTTCTGATACCGCGACTCTCAGGACTAAAGATTTTTAGGTTTTCGTTTTTtgcttttaattttcattttcagtaCTCACAAAGGGAAACGTATAAACACAAAAATGCTTCGGAGATGGATCATTGCAAAGTCTGCCAATAAATGACCGTGGTGGTGCCTAAAATCACCAAGACAGACGAACAGTCACAGACGTAGAGAGAGGAAAGAGATTACCTTGACATTTCCGGCTTCTTTGATCGCAGCGATGATCTTCGCCTGATCAGCCAACTGAGCGTGACCGACAGTCGAGATCACCACATCCACCTGCTTTATCGCCTTCACTAAACTCTCGTGATCGTAAAGATCCCCCTGCGTTAACAACACCAACACAAAACGAACAAACACATTTCCATCAAAATCAAACTAAAGAggggaaaaacacaaaaaatcaaatcaaataaaaaatagaaatcaacttaacccaaaaaaaaaagtattggGCAATGAACCAAGGGGAATTTCAAGTATACTTGATCTACTAAACAGATGAAGATGCAACACTTCagatttcacttttttttttttttttctcttttgagtTTTCTCAGGAACCACACGGAGGAAAGATCTTTTAGCGAAAAAATTTACGCACAGTGAGCAACTGGACGCCAGAACTCTTGAAGCTCTCGATGATTTTGGCCTTGTCAGGATTAGAAATGGTGGAGTCTCTGACGAGAGCAAAGGTAGGGTGGCCGGCCTTGGCGCTGGCCTCGACGATGAATTTTCCGATGTAGCCTGTCCCTCCAATGAACAGAATCTTGCTCTTAGATGCCATTTGGGAGAGAATTTTCCGGGGAGTTTCCGACGAAGGGTGGGTCTGTCACAGTGCGAAGTTGCCGGGTACGGACAgagaaatgataatacttgaccCTAGAAATTGGGTCCGTTTATATGATTTGAGGGAGACTGGGAGAGGAAGGGACCGTAATTACGAAAATACCCTTTGATCGTATGGTGCCGGAATGTCACCTCGTTCATGAACCTAACCAAGtgcaataattatttatttgtcaaaaaataaatagaaataaaataaaaatttaggtTGGTCAATTATACCTACTCCTACATGaataaaatatttcattattacaagaaaaattacAAGCTTATACAAAATATCTCCATCTTgtacaagattttttttttttttttatcacttcTCTTCTTTCTATATACCTACTTACTttaaatatgcaaatatatatacaagCATGCAGGAAAAATGAAATTATGGAAGATGAAGGAATGGAAGATAAGGggtgacattcatatttttcataacgaTGTTAAGGTTTTTTAgactataattataatttttatttttatttaaataaattaaaatattttttcaaatttttgtcaAGATATGATTTGCtttgaagtttaaatttaatttgtgtaaatttaaaataaaaatcaaaatgtaaattttgtattatatagtttacataatttaaatttatacaaattcaaattagtGATTATAAATTCGTGTTTAAAAATACTAACACCATCGtacaattaaatttgaaatttaaaacttcaGATAGTGAAATGTAATTTagtaattttttatgaattttatggtCTAACTCATCATTTTAACTTTTTAACTGACTCATTTAAATTGACTAGATAGATTTTTTTGGTGTTTATAATTATCTAAAGAGTAAGACATTAAATTTATAATTCATTTCTTTGTTGAAGTTTAAATTTatgattaattaatttacttttttaagAGAATATTTCATAATGAAAAttcaatttgaaacttttaaataTTTAATGTGGTGTAATAAAATTTCACAATAAATGCATTAAAAAGGATCAATTATTAATAAGCATCAAGAAAATCAGAAAGATTGGATAAAACCTCTTCTTTCTTGCCCATTATGATTCAAAATTTATAAATGTCAAGAGTTTGACCAAAATCAAATATCATAATTATTGCCATTTAAATTTGTATATGTCAAGATTTTGACCAGTAATTTGAgcatcatatttattattattctaaaaattgacaaataatttttaatttttgaaataataatgTCCAAAATCTTTTGGACACTCACTAATTCATATGAATAATAGGTTCAACTTTTTATCTTTTgtcatttaaatatcaaagtattatCTCAAACCCCCAAAACTCAAACCTTGTTACGACCTGTTCATTTATTTATGACAATCTTGAATTTACCATCTGAACTAGCAATtaaatttagtttttatttttttaacaatgGTTTTTGTGCCGGACGTTTCCCCCTCATATCTTCAACGTTGGGGAGTTGAGGGACgccaattttttaatttttcttaacaaAATGGTCCCATGGCTCCCATCCCTTTAATTTATGAGgaacaaatgttttttttttttatctattttggTACATAGAAGTTAAGGtcatgaaatttgaaaaatatgttaataaataaatagagaaaCGAACTAgttattgaaaaaagaaaaaaaaaacaaaaaaagaaaaaaaaacaatatattaaattaatgaataaaaatttaatttttctcattattaatatttatttttttaaaatttcaataaattttcaattttagaaatatttgatgtcaagagaaaatatagtaaaaaaataagtTTTCCTTTTTTCAATTAATTGTTTTATCTAATGGACCCTAAGAGTAAAATgtaaatctcttttttttttttttttttttttttaaaaagcacTTAAAATTAAAGATGATTAAGTccatttttagaaaataatttaattttttatttaaaattttaaattattatgaaaatatcacttttttttttgaatattagtAGAGATTGTATGAGATTgaccatttaaattataaatattattattttgctgTCTCTTAGTTTAATTATCACAAAAAATCAAGTGTTCA includes:
- the LOC131155508 gene encoding phenylcoumaran benzylic ether reductase POP1 — encoded protein: MASKSKILFIGGTGYIGKFIVEASAKAGHPTFALVRDSTISNPDKAKIIESFKSSGVQLLTGDLYDHESLVKAIKQVDVVISTVGHAQLADQAKIIAAIKEAGNVKRFFPSEFGNDVDRVHAVEPAKTAFGTKANIRRAVEAEGIPYTYVSSNFFAGYFLPSLSQPGATAPPRDKVVILGDGNPKAVFNKETDIGTYTIKAVDDPRTLNKILYIRPSANTYSFNDLVSLWESKIGKTLERIYVPEEQVLKNIQEASVPVNVLLAIGHSVFVKGDHTNFEIEPSFGVEATQLYPDVKYTTVEEYLNQFV